The proteins below are encoded in one region of bacterium:
- a CDS encoding Gfo/Idh/MocA family oxidoreductase, giving the protein MPAQRKIRFGVIGCGLMGREFAVACGRWPALLETKARPEIVAICDLNEKLFDWYTGNFSSIKLATRNYHDLLAASEVDAVYCAVPHHLHEQFYCDILAAGKHLLGEKPFGIDLAANQRILAAIAQHPKLFVRCSSEYPFYPGGHQVHKYILENPWGRIIEVNSGYLHSSDLNFNKAINWKRTLAINGEYGCLGDLGMHALHLPLRARWLPTRLYAALTKIVTHRPDGKGGMAPCETWDNATLHCEVKHPSEGYTFPMTVKTYRIAPGETDTWYLEVLGTKFSARYSTKFTKTLQTMRYENGGPQVWQHEDLGYASAYTTVTGGIFEFGFTDAILQMWAAFIDELHEPRPNMPFGCITPEETLLQHKILTAALHSGKTGNAVAV; this is encoded by the coding sequence ATGCCTGCGCAACGCAAAATCCGCTTCGGCGTCATCGGCTGCGGCCTGATGGGCCGTGAATTTGCGGTGGCCTGTGGCCGCTGGCCCGCCCTGTTGGAGACCAAAGCCCGGCCTGAAATCGTGGCGATCTGTGATCTCAACGAAAAATTGTTCGACTGGTACACCGGCAATTTTTCCTCGATCAAGCTGGCCACGCGCAACTATCACGACTTGCTCGCCGCCTCAGAGGTGGACGCCGTTTACTGCGCCGTGCCGCATCACTTGCACGAACAATTCTATTGTGACATTCTCGCCGCCGGCAAGCATCTGCTGGGCGAGAAGCCTTTCGGCATCGATTTGGCCGCCAATCAACGCATCCTCGCCGCCATCGCACAGCATCCGAAACTGTTCGTGCGCTGCTCCTCGGAATATCCCTTCTACCCCGGCGGCCATCAGGTGCACAAGTACATTCTCGAGAATCCCTGGGGCCGCATCATCGAAGTCAACAGCGGCTATCTGCATTCTTCCGATCTGAATTTCAACAAAGCCATCAATTGGAAACGCACGCTGGCGATCAACGGCGAGTACGGCTGCCTGGGCGATCTCGGCATGCACGCGCTGCATTTGCCTTTGCGCGCGCGCTGGCTTCCCACGCGGCTGTATGCTGCGCTCACCAAGATCGTCACCCACCGGCCGGACGGCAAAGGCGGCATGGCGCCCTGCGAAACCTGGGACAATGCCACGCTGCACTGCGAAGTCAAGCACCCGAGCGAGGGCTATACCTTTCCGATGACGGTAAAGACCTATCGCATCGCGCCGGGCGAAACCGATACCTGGTACCTCGAAGTGCTGGGCACCAAATTCAGCGCGCGCTACAGCACCAAGTTCACCAAAACGCTGCAGACCATGCGCTACGAAAACGGCGGACCGCAAGTCTGGCAGCACGAGGATCTGGGCTATGCCTCGGCCTACACGACGGTGACCGGCGGCATTTTTGAATTCGGCTTCACCGATGCCATTCTGCAGATGTGGGCCGCTTTCATCGACGAGCTTCATGAGCCGCGGCCGAACATGCCCTTCGGCTGTATCACGCCGGAAGAAACCCTGCTGCAGCATAAGATTCTCACCGCGGCGCTGCACTCGGGCAAAACCGGCAATGCCGTTGCGGTATGA